One genomic segment of Synchiropus splendidus isolate RoL2022-P1 chromosome 16, RoL_Sspl_1.0, whole genome shotgun sequence includes these proteins:
- the pacs2 gene encoding phosphofurin acidic cluster sorting protein 2 isoform X5, which produces MAERSGRLSFPGSGALNRPVPMNLFATWEIDGSSPNCIPRLCSLTLKKLVVMRELDKELISVVIAVKIQGSKRILRSHEIMLPPSGSVETDLALTFSLQYPHFLKREGNKLQIMLQRRKRYKNRTILGYKTLAVGSIDMAEVMQHPTEGGQVLPLCSNQKEMLGKVAEIWIFSLSSQPIDHEEAALQGGQKIKCSDNYSEEEYESFSSEQEASDDAVQGQDLEDDEYDVRKPKKQRRSIVRTASMTRQQNFKQRVVALLKRFRVSDEVLDSEQDPAEPPPEVEEEDLDLDSVEFENPSDSGPELDDDDSVLSTPKPKLKPYFEGLSLSSSQTEIGSIHSSRSHREPPSPNDPEKPKSSSSGSKFQEDGVSDNVSLEQPEAVTPTTELEMDNMDTFLERLPPSGKMTKTESLIISSTRQEPKLAGRRGRSTSLKERQPSRPQNERANSLDNERTLDTRCHLQIPRKTVYDQLNHILVSDNHLPDSIILINTSDWQGQYLSDKLQNHHLPVVCTCTTADIQAAFNTIVSRIQRFCNCNSQTPIPIKIAVAGAQNYLSAVLRLFVDHLSHKTPDWLGYMRFLIIPLGAHPVSKYLGTVDYRYNSLFQDAAWRELFHKPEAPAAAQESPDIVARVTQYMMGANGAHQLPIAEAMLTYKQKSPDEDSCQKFIPFIGMVNVGIVEQTSATSGDSDDSAPVGSSLLYSSTPPQVSPAFKEASPTPPSSPSVNTGLCANSPGAQAELMGLQVDYWVAPTERKKDVEKRDSSSKNTLKCNFRSLQVSRLPQGGAECSPQPSMSMTVVTKEKNKKVMFLPKKSKDKEVESKSQVIEGISRLICTAKHQQTMLRVLIDGIEWNDVKFFQLAAQWSSHVKHFPIGIFGHSKGAY; this is translated from the exons GTTGTGCAGTTTGACCCTGAAGAAGTTGGTGGTGATGAGAGAACTGGACAAAGAGTTGATCTCTGTGGTCATCGCTGTTAAAATCCAG GGGTCCAAGCGGATTCTGAGGTCCCACGAGATCATGCTGCCCCCCAGTGGCTCTGTGGAGACTGACCTGGCTCTCACCTTCTCACTGCAG TATCCACACTTCCTGAAACGAGAAGGAAACAAGCTGCAGATcatgctgcagaggaggaagcgCTACAAGAACCGCACCATCCTGGGCTACAAAACCCTGGCGGTGGGCTCCATCGACATGGCCGAG GTGATGCAGCACCCAACAGAAGGAGGCCAGGTTCTCCCTCTCTGCAGCAACCAGAAGGAGATGCTGGGCAAAGTGGCGGAGATCTGGATCTTCTCTCTGTCCAGTCAGCCCATCGACCACGAGGAGGCGGCCCTGCAGGGGGGCCAGAAGATCAAGTGCTCTG ACAACTACTCAGAGGAGGAGTACGAAAGCTTCTCCTCAGAGCAGGAGGCCAGTGACGACGCTGTGCAGGGACAG GATCTCGAGGATGACGAGTACGATGTGAGAAAGCCGAAGAAGCAGAGACGGTCGATAGTGAGGACTGCTTCCATGACCAGA CAGCAGAACTTTAAGCAGCGAGTGGTGGCTCTTCTGAAGAGGTTCAGAGTTTCAGACGAG GTCCTGGATTCTGAACAAGACCCGGCCGAGCCGCCTCctgaggtggaggaagaagatCTGGACCTGGACAGCGTGGAGTTTGAGAACCCGAGTGACAGCGGGCCGGAGCTGGACGACGATGACAGTGTCCTCAGTACACCAAAACCCAAACTTAA GCCGTACTTCGAAGGACTTTCCCTCTCCAGCTCTCAGACTGAGATCGGAAGCATCCACAGTAGCCGCAGCCACCGGGAGCCTCCCAGTCCA AACGACCCCGAGAAGCccaagagcagcagcagtggcagcaaGTTCCAGGAGGACGGCGTCTCTGATAACGTCTCCCTG GAGCAGCCGGAAGCCGTGACCCCGACTACAGAACTGGAGATGGACAACATGGACACCTTTCTGGAGAGGCTGCCCCCCAGTGGCAAAATGACCAAGACAGAGTCGCtcatcatctcctccaccag GCAGGAGCCCAAACTGGCCGGCAGGAGGGGAAGGAGCACGTCACTGAAGGAGCGTCAGCCCAGCAGACCTCAGAACGAGAGAGCCAACAGTCTGGATAACGAGCGCACGCTGGACACACGCTGCCACCTTCAG ATTCCAAGAAAGACTGTGTACGACCAGCTGAACCACATCTTGGTGTCTGACAACCACCTTCCTGACAGCATCATCCTCATCAACACGTCGGACTGGCAGGGCCAG TATCTTTCCGACAAGCTTCAGAATCATCACCTCCCGGTCGTCTGCACGTGCACCACAGCCGACATCCAGGCTGCTTTCAACACCATCGTCTCCCGGATACAGAGATT TTGCAACTGTAATTCCCAGACTCCTATTCCGATCAAGATCGCGGTCGCCGGAGCTCAGAACTACCTGAGTGCTGTCCTGAGGCTGTTTGTGGACCACCTTTCTCACAAGACCCCTGACTGGCTCGGGTACATGAGGTTCCTCATCATCCCTCTGG GTGCTCATCCCGTCTCCAAGTATCTTGGTACCGTGGACTACCGCTACAACAGTTTGTTCCAGGATGCTGCTTGGAGGGAGCTGTTCCACAAGCCAGAGGCCCCAGCTGCCG CCCAGGAGAGTCCAGATATCGTTGCCAGAGTAACACAGTACATGATGGGAGCTAACGGCGCTCATCAACTGCCAATCGCTGAAGCCATGCTCACCTACAAGCAGAAGAG CCCCGACGAGGACTCGTGTCAGAAGTTCATTCCTTTCATTGGA ATGGTGAACGTGGGGATCGTGGAGCAAACGTCTGCGACATCAG gagaCTCCGACGACTCGGCTCCTGTGGGCTCCTCGCTGCTCTACTCCTCCACCCCTCCTCAGGTGTCTCCGGCCTTCAAAGAGGCGTCGCCCACTCCACCCTCCTCGCCATCGGTCAACACTGGCCTCTGTGCCAACAG TCCAGGCGCCCAGGCGGAGCTGATGGGGCTCCAGGTGGACTACTGGGTGGCCCCCACTGAACGGAAGAAAGACGTGGAGAAGCGGGACTCCTCCTCCAAAAACACGCTCAAGTGCAATTTCCGCTCGCTGCAGGTCAGTCGGCTGCCTCAGGGTGGCGCCGAGTGCAGTCCACAGCCCAGCATGTCCATGACCGTGGTGACCaaggagaagaacaagaagg TCATGTTCCTGCCAAAGAAGAGCAAAGACAAGGAAGTGGAGTCCAAGAGTCAAGTCATCGAGGGAATCAGCCGACTCATCTGCACTGCCAAGCACCAGCAGACCATGCTGCGAG TGCTGATCGACGGCATCGAGTGGAACGACGTCAAGTTCTTCCAGCTGGCAGCTCAGTGGTCGTCGCACGTCAAGCACTTCCCCATAGGGATTTTCGGACACTCGAAAGGAGCCTACTAG
- the pacs2 gene encoding phosphofurin acidic cluster sorting protein 2 isoform X3, which translates to MAERSGRLSFPGSGALNRPVPMNLFATWEIDGSSPNCIPRLCSLTLKKLVVMRELDKELISVVIAVKIQGSKRILRSHEIMLPPSGSVETDLALTFSLQYPHFLKREGNKLQIMLQRRKRYKNRTILGYKTLAVGSIDMAEVMQHPTEGGQVLPLCSNQKEMLGKVAEIWIFSLSSQPIDHEEAALQGGQKIKCSDNYSEEEYESFSSEQEASDDAVQGQDLEDDEYDVRKPKKQRRSIVRTASMTRQQNFKQRVVALLKRFRVSDEVLDSEQDPAEPPPEVEEEDLDLDSVEFENPSDSGPELDDDDSVLSTPKPKLKPYFEGLSLSSSQTEIGSIHSSRSHREPPSPNDPEKPKSSSSGSKFQEDGVSDNVSLEQPEAVTPTTELEMDNMDTFLERLPPSGKMTKTESLIISSTRQEPKLAGRRGRSTSLKERQPSRPQNERANSLDNERTLDTRCHLQIPRKTVYDQLNHILVSDNHLPDSIILINTSDWQGQYLSDKLQNHHLPVVCTCTTADIQAAFNTIVSRIQRFCNCNSQTPIPIKIAVAGAQNYLSAVLRLFVDHLSHKTPDWLGYMRFLIIPLGAHPVSKYLGTVDYRYNSLFQDAAWRELFHKPEAPAAAQESPDIVARVTQYMMGANGAHQLPIAEAMLTYKQKSLSVSSLGGRWQVSSSPDEDSCQKFIPFIGMVNVGIVEQTSATSGDSDDSAPVGSSLLYSSTPPQVSPAFKEASPTPPSSPSVNTGLCANSPGAQAELMGLQVDYWVAPTERKKDVEKRDSSSKNTLKCNFRSLQVSRLPQGGAECSPQPSMSMTVVTKEKNKKVMFLPKKSKDKEVESKSQVIEGISRLICTAKHQQTMLRVLIDGIEWNDVKFFQLAAQWSSHVKHFPIGIFGHSKGAY; encoded by the exons GTTGTGCAGTTTGACCCTGAAGAAGTTGGTGGTGATGAGAGAACTGGACAAAGAGTTGATCTCTGTGGTCATCGCTGTTAAAATCCAG GGGTCCAAGCGGATTCTGAGGTCCCACGAGATCATGCTGCCCCCCAGTGGCTCTGTGGAGACTGACCTGGCTCTCACCTTCTCACTGCAG TATCCACACTTCCTGAAACGAGAAGGAAACAAGCTGCAGATcatgctgcagaggaggaagcgCTACAAGAACCGCACCATCCTGGGCTACAAAACCCTGGCGGTGGGCTCCATCGACATGGCCGAG GTGATGCAGCACCCAACAGAAGGAGGCCAGGTTCTCCCTCTCTGCAGCAACCAGAAGGAGATGCTGGGCAAAGTGGCGGAGATCTGGATCTTCTCTCTGTCCAGTCAGCCCATCGACCACGAGGAGGCGGCCCTGCAGGGGGGCCAGAAGATCAAGTGCTCTG ACAACTACTCAGAGGAGGAGTACGAAAGCTTCTCCTCAGAGCAGGAGGCCAGTGACGACGCTGTGCAGGGACAG GATCTCGAGGATGACGAGTACGATGTGAGAAAGCCGAAGAAGCAGAGACGGTCGATAGTGAGGACTGCTTCCATGACCAGA CAGCAGAACTTTAAGCAGCGAGTGGTGGCTCTTCTGAAGAGGTTCAGAGTTTCAGACGAG GTCCTGGATTCTGAACAAGACCCGGCCGAGCCGCCTCctgaggtggaggaagaagatCTGGACCTGGACAGCGTGGAGTTTGAGAACCCGAGTGACAGCGGGCCGGAGCTGGACGACGATGACAGTGTCCTCAGTACACCAAAACCCAAACTTAA GCCGTACTTCGAAGGACTTTCCCTCTCCAGCTCTCAGACTGAGATCGGAAGCATCCACAGTAGCCGCAGCCACCGGGAGCCTCCCAGTCCA AACGACCCCGAGAAGCccaagagcagcagcagtggcagcaaGTTCCAGGAGGACGGCGTCTCTGATAACGTCTCCCTG GAGCAGCCGGAAGCCGTGACCCCGACTACAGAACTGGAGATGGACAACATGGACACCTTTCTGGAGAGGCTGCCCCCCAGTGGCAAAATGACCAAGACAGAGTCGCtcatcatctcctccaccag GCAGGAGCCCAAACTGGCCGGCAGGAGGGGAAGGAGCACGTCACTGAAGGAGCGTCAGCCCAGCAGACCTCAGAACGAGAGAGCCAACAGTCTGGATAACGAGCGCACGCTGGACACACGCTGCCACCTTCAG ATTCCAAGAAAGACTGTGTACGACCAGCTGAACCACATCTTGGTGTCTGACAACCACCTTCCTGACAGCATCATCCTCATCAACACGTCGGACTGGCAGGGCCAG TATCTTTCCGACAAGCTTCAGAATCATCACCTCCCGGTCGTCTGCACGTGCACCACAGCCGACATCCAGGCTGCTTTCAACACCATCGTCTCCCGGATACAGAGATT TTGCAACTGTAATTCCCAGACTCCTATTCCGATCAAGATCGCGGTCGCCGGAGCTCAGAACTACCTGAGTGCTGTCCTGAGGCTGTTTGTGGACCACCTTTCTCACAAGACCCCTGACTGGCTCGGGTACATGAGGTTCCTCATCATCCCTCTGG GTGCTCATCCCGTCTCCAAGTATCTTGGTACCGTGGACTACCGCTACAACAGTTTGTTCCAGGATGCTGCTTGGAGGGAGCTGTTCCACAAGCCAGAGGCCCCAGCTGCCG CCCAGGAGAGTCCAGATATCGTTGCCAGAGTAACACAGTACATGATGGGAGCTAACGGCGCTCATCAACTGCCAATCGCTGAAGCCATGCTCACCTACAAGCAGAAGAG TCTCTCCGTGTCCTCCTTGGGGGGGCGATGGCAGGTTTCTTCAAG CCCCGACGAGGACTCGTGTCAGAAGTTCATTCCTTTCATTGGA ATGGTGAACGTGGGGATCGTGGAGCAAACGTCTGCGACATCAG gagaCTCCGACGACTCGGCTCCTGTGGGCTCCTCGCTGCTCTACTCCTCCACCCCTCCTCAGGTGTCTCCGGCCTTCAAAGAGGCGTCGCCCACTCCACCCTCCTCGCCATCGGTCAACACTGGCCTCTGTGCCAACAG TCCAGGCGCCCAGGCGGAGCTGATGGGGCTCCAGGTGGACTACTGGGTGGCCCCCACTGAACGGAAGAAAGACGTGGAGAAGCGGGACTCCTCCTCCAAAAACACGCTCAAGTGCAATTTCCGCTCGCTGCAGGTCAGTCGGCTGCCTCAGGGTGGCGCCGAGTGCAGTCCACAGCCCAGCATGTCCATGACCGTGGTGACCaaggagaagaacaagaagg TCATGTTCCTGCCAAAGAAGAGCAAAGACAAGGAAGTGGAGTCCAAGAGTCAAGTCATCGAGGGAATCAGCCGACTCATCTGCACTGCCAAGCACCAGCAGACCATGCTGCGAG TGCTGATCGACGGCATCGAGTGGAACGACGTCAAGTTCTTCCAGCTGGCAGCTCAGTGGTCGTCGCACGTCAAGCACTTCCCCATAGGGATTTTCGGACACTCGAAAGGAGCCTACTAG
- the pacs2 gene encoding phosphofurin acidic cluster sorting protein 2 isoform X1, with translation MAERSGRLSFPGSGALNRPVPMNLFATWEIDGSSPNCIPRLCSLTLKKLVVMRELDKELISVVIAVKIQGSKRILRSHEIMLPPSGSVETDLALTFSLQYPHFLKREGNKLQIMLQRRKRYKNRTILGYKTLAVGSIDMAEVMQHPTEGGQVLPLCSNQKEMLGKVAEIWIFSLSSQPIDHEEAALQGGQKIKCSDNYSEEEYESFSSEQEASDDAVQGQDLEDDEYDVRKPKKQRRSIVRTASMTRQQNFKQRVVALLKRFRVSDEVLDSEQDPAEPPPEVEEEDLDLDSVEFENPSDSGPELDDDDSVLSTPKPKLKPYFEGLSLSSSQTEIGSIHSSRSHREPPSPNDPEKPKSSSSGSKFQEDGVSDNVSLEQPEAVTPTTELEMDNMDTFLERLPPSGKMTKTESLIISSTRQEPKLAGRRGRSTSLKERQPSRPQNERANSLDNERTLDTRCHLQIPRKTVYDQLNHILVSDNHLPDSIILINTSDWQGQYLSDKLQNHHLPVVCTCTTADIQAAFNTIVSRIQRFCNCNSQTPIPIKIAVAGAQNYLSAVLRLFVDHLSHKTPDWLGYMRFLIIPLGAHPVSKYLGTVDYRYNSLFQDAAWRELFHKPEAPAAAQESPDIVARVTQYMMGANGAHQLPIAEAMLTYKQKRKKSFHFDFAVSLSVSSLGGRWQVSSSPDEDSCQKFIPFIGMVNVGIVEQTSATSGDSDDSAPVGSSLLYSSTPPQVSPAFKEASPTPPSSPSVNTGLCANSPGAQAELMGLQVDYWVAPTERKKDVEKRDSSSKNTLKCNFRSLQVSRLPQGGAECSPQPSMSMTVVTKEKNKKVMFLPKKSKDKEVESKSQVIEGISRLICTAKHQQTMLRVLIDGIEWNDVKFFQLAAQWSSHVKHFPIGIFGHSKGAY, from the exons GTTGTGCAGTTTGACCCTGAAGAAGTTGGTGGTGATGAGAGAACTGGACAAAGAGTTGATCTCTGTGGTCATCGCTGTTAAAATCCAG GGGTCCAAGCGGATTCTGAGGTCCCACGAGATCATGCTGCCCCCCAGTGGCTCTGTGGAGACTGACCTGGCTCTCACCTTCTCACTGCAG TATCCACACTTCCTGAAACGAGAAGGAAACAAGCTGCAGATcatgctgcagaggaggaagcgCTACAAGAACCGCACCATCCTGGGCTACAAAACCCTGGCGGTGGGCTCCATCGACATGGCCGAG GTGATGCAGCACCCAACAGAAGGAGGCCAGGTTCTCCCTCTCTGCAGCAACCAGAAGGAGATGCTGGGCAAAGTGGCGGAGATCTGGATCTTCTCTCTGTCCAGTCAGCCCATCGACCACGAGGAGGCGGCCCTGCAGGGGGGCCAGAAGATCAAGTGCTCTG ACAACTACTCAGAGGAGGAGTACGAAAGCTTCTCCTCAGAGCAGGAGGCCAGTGACGACGCTGTGCAGGGACAG GATCTCGAGGATGACGAGTACGATGTGAGAAAGCCGAAGAAGCAGAGACGGTCGATAGTGAGGACTGCTTCCATGACCAGA CAGCAGAACTTTAAGCAGCGAGTGGTGGCTCTTCTGAAGAGGTTCAGAGTTTCAGACGAG GTCCTGGATTCTGAACAAGACCCGGCCGAGCCGCCTCctgaggtggaggaagaagatCTGGACCTGGACAGCGTGGAGTTTGAGAACCCGAGTGACAGCGGGCCGGAGCTGGACGACGATGACAGTGTCCTCAGTACACCAAAACCCAAACTTAA GCCGTACTTCGAAGGACTTTCCCTCTCCAGCTCTCAGACTGAGATCGGAAGCATCCACAGTAGCCGCAGCCACCGGGAGCCTCCCAGTCCA AACGACCCCGAGAAGCccaagagcagcagcagtggcagcaaGTTCCAGGAGGACGGCGTCTCTGATAACGTCTCCCTG GAGCAGCCGGAAGCCGTGACCCCGACTACAGAACTGGAGATGGACAACATGGACACCTTTCTGGAGAGGCTGCCCCCCAGTGGCAAAATGACCAAGACAGAGTCGCtcatcatctcctccaccag GCAGGAGCCCAAACTGGCCGGCAGGAGGGGAAGGAGCACGTCACTGAAGGAGCGTCAGCCCAGCAGACCTCAGAACGAGAGAGCCAACAGTCTGGATAACGAGCGCACGCTGGACACACGCTGCCACCTTCAG ATTCCAAGAAAGACTGTGTACGACCAGCTGAACCACATCTTGGTGTCTGACAACCACCTTCCTGACAGCATCATCCTCATCAACACGTCGGACTGGCAGGGCCAG TATCTTTCCGACAAGCTTCAGAATCATCACCTCCCGGTCGTCTGCACGTGCACCACAGCCGACATCCAGGCTGCTTTCAACACCATCGTCTCCCGGATACAGAGATT TTGCAACTGTAATTCCCAGACTCCTATTCCGATCAAGATCGCGGTCGCCGGAGCTCAGAACTACCTGAGTGCTGTCCTGAGGCTGTTTGTGGACCACCTTTCTCACAAGACCCCTGACTGGCTCGGGTACATGAGGTTCCTCATCATCCCTCTGG GTGCTCATCCCGTCTCCAAGTATCTTGGTACCGTGGACTACCGCTACAACAGTTTGTTCCAGGATGCTGCTTGGAGGGAGCTGTTCCACAAGCCAGAGGCCCCAGCTGCCG CCCAGGAGAGTCCAGATATCGTTGCCAGAGTAACACAGTACATGATGGGAGCTAACGGCGCTCATCAACTGCCAATCGCTGAAGCCATGCTCACCTACAAGCAGAAGAG GAAAAAGagctttcattttgattttgcaGTAAG TCTCTCCGTGTCCTCCTTGGGGGGGCGATGGCAGGTTTCTTCAAG CCCCGACGAGGACTCGTGTCAGAAGTTCATTCCTTTCATTGGA ATGGTGAACGTGGGGATCGTGGAGCAAACGTCTGCGACATCAG gagaCTCCGACGACTCGGCTCCTGTGGGCTCCTCGCTGCTCTACTCCTCCACCCCTCCTCAGGTGTCTCCGGCCTTCAAAGAGGCGTCGCCCACTCCACCCTCCTCGCCATCGGTCAACACTGGCCTCTGTGCCAACAG TCCAGGCGCCCAGGCGGAGCTGATGGGGCTCCAGGTGGACTACTGGGTGGCCCCCACTGAACGGAAGAAAGACGTGGAGAAGCGGGACTCCTCCTCCAAAAACACGCTCAAGTGCAATTTCCGCTCGCTGCAGGTCAGTCGGCTGCCTCAGGGTGGCGCCGAGTGCAGTCCACAGCCCAGCATGTCCATGACCGTGGTGACCaaggagaagaacaagaagg TCATGTTCCTGCCAAAGAAGAGCAAAGACAAGGAAGTGGAGTCCAAGAGTCAAGTCATCGAGGGAATCAGCCGACTCATCTGCACTGCCAAGCACCAGCAGACCATGCTGCGAG TGCTGATCGACGGCATCGAGTGGAACGACGTCAAGTTCTTCCAGCTGGCAGCTCAGTGGTCGTCGCACGTCAAGCACTTCCCCATAGGGATTTTCGGACACTCGAAAGGAGCCTACTAG
- the pacs2 gene encoding phosphofurin acidic cluster sorting protein 2 isoform X2 encodes MAERSGRLSFPGSGALNRPVPMNLFATWEIDGSSPNCIPRLCSLTLKKLVVMRELDKELISVVIAVKIQGSKRILRSHEIMLPPSGSVETDLALTFSLQYPHFLKREGNKLQIMLQRRKRYKNRTILGYKTLAVGSIDMAEVMQHPTEGGQVLPLCSNQKEMLGKVAEIWIFSLSSQPIDHEEAALQGGQKIKCSDNYSEEEYESFSSEQEASDDAVQGQDLEDDEYDVRKPKKQRRSIVRTASMTRQNFKQRVVALLKRFRVSDEVLDSEQDPAEPPPEVEEEDLDLDSVEFENPSDSGPELDDDDSVLSTPKPKLKPYFEGLSLSSSQTEIGSIHSSRSHREPPSPNDPEKPKSSSSGSKFQEDGVSDNVSLEQPEAVTPTTELEMDNMDTFLERLPPSGKMTKTESLIISSTRQEPKLAGRRGRSTSLKERQPSRPQNERANSLDNERTLDTRCHLQIPRKTVYDQLNHILVSDNHLPDSIILINTSDWQGQYLSDKLQNHHLPVVCTCTTADIQAAFNTIVSRIQRFCNCNSQTPIPIKIAVAGAQNYLSAVLRLFVDHLSHKTPDWLGYMRFLIIPLGAHPVSKYLGTVDYRYNSLFQDAAWRELFHKPEAPAAAQESPDIVARVTQYMMGANGAHQLPIAEAMLTYKQKRKKSFHFDFAVSLSVSSLGGRWQVSSSPDEDSCQKFIPFIGMVNVGIVEQTSATSGDSDDSAPVGSSLLYSSTPPQVSPAFKEASPTPPSSPSVNTGLCANSPGAQAELMGLQVDYWVAPTERKKDVEKRDSSSKNTLKCNFRSLQVSRLPQGGAECSPQPSMSMTVVTKEKNKKVMFLPKKSKDKEVESKSQVIEGISRLICTAKHQQTMLRVLIDGIEWNDVKFFQLAAQWSSHVKHFPIGIFGHSKGAY; translated from the exons GTTGTGCAGTTTGACCCTGAAGAAGTTGGTGGTGATGAGAGAACTGGACAAAGAGTTGATCTCTGTGGTCATCGCTGTTAAAATCCAG GGGTCCAAGCGGATTCTGAGGTCCCACGAGATCATGCTGCCCCCCAGTGGCTCTGTGGAGACTGACCTGGCTCTCACCTTCTCACTGCAG TATCCACACTTCCTGAAACGAGAAGGAAACAAGCTGCAGATcatgctgcagaggaggaagcgCTACAAGAACCGCACCATCCTGGGCTACAAAACCCTGGCGGTGGGCTCCATCGACATGGCCGAG GTGATGCAGCACCCAACAGAAGGAGGCCAGGTTCTCCCTCTCTGCAGCAACCAGAAGGAGATGCTGGGCAAAGTGGCGGAGATCTGGATCTTCTCTCTGTCCAGTCAGCCCATCGACCACGAGGAGGCGGCCCTGCAGGGGGGCCAGAAGATCAAGTGCTCTG ACAACTACTCAGAGGAGGAGTACGAAAGCTTCTCCTCAGAGCAGGAGGCCAGTGACGACGCTGTGCAGGGACAG GATCTCGAGGATGACGAGTACGATGTGAGAAAGCCGAAGAAGCAGAGACGGTCGATAGTGAGGACTGCTTCCATGACCAGA CAGAACTTTAAGCAGCGAGTGGTGGCTCTTCTGAAGAGGTTCAGAGTTTCAGACGAG GTCCTGGATTCTGAACAAGACCCGGCCGAGCCGCCTCctgaggtggaggaagaagatCTGGACCTGGACAGCGTGGAGTTTGAGAACCCGAGTGACAGCGGGCCGGAGCTGGACGACGATGACAGTGTCCTCAGTACACCAAAACCCAAACTTAA GCCGTACTTCGAAGGACTTTCCCTCTCCAGCTCTCAGACTGAGATCGGAAGCATCCACAGTAGCCGCAGCCACCGGGAGCCTCCCAGTCCA AACGACCCCGAGAAGCccaagagcagcagcagtggcagcaaGTTCCAGGAGGACGGCGTCTCTGATAACGTCTCCCTG GAGCAGCCGGAAGCCGTGACCCCGACTACAGAACTGGAGATGGACAACATGGACACCTTTCTGGAGAGGCTGCCCCCCAGTGGCAAAATGACCAAGACAGAGTCGCtcatcatctcctccaccag GCAGGAGCCCAAACTGGCCGGCAGGAGGGGAAGGAGCACGTCACTGAAGGAGCGTCAGCCCAGCAGACCTCAGAACGAGAGAGCCAACAGTCTGGATAACGAGCGCACGCTGGACACACGCTGCCACCTTCAG ATTCCAAGAAAGACTGTGTACGACCAGCTGAACCACATCTTGGTGTCTGACAACCACCTTCCTGACAGCATCATCCTCATCAACACGTCGGACTGGCAGGGCCAG TATCTTTCCGACAAGCTTCAGAATCATCACCTCCCGGTCGTCTGCACGTGCACCACAGCCGACATCCAGGCTGCTTTCAACACCATCGTCTCCCGGATACAGAGATT TTGCAACTGTAATTCCCAGACTCCTATTCCGATCAAGATCGCGGTCGCCGGAGCTCAGAACTACCTGAGTGCTGTCCTGAGGCTGTTTGTGGACCACCTTTCTCACAAGACCCCTGACTGGCTCGGGTACATGAGGTTCCTCATCATCCCTCTGG GTGCTCATCCCGTCTCCAAGTATCTTGGTACCGTGGACTACCGCTACAACAGTTTGTTCCAGGATGCTGCTTGGAGGGAGCTGTTCCACAAGCCAGAGGCCCCAGCTGCCG CCCAGGAGAGTCCAGATATCGTTGCCAGAGTAACACAGTACATGATGGGAGCTAACGGCGCTCATCAACTGCCAATCGCTGAAGCCATGCTCACCTACAAGCAGAAGAG GAAAAAGagctttcattttgattttgcaGTAAG TCTCTCCGTGTCCTCCTTGGGGGGGCGATGGCAGGTTTCTTCAAG CCCCGACGAGGACTCGTGTCAGAAGTTCATTCCTTTCATTGGA ATGGTGAACGTGGGGATCGTGGAGCAAACGTCTGCGACATCAG gagaCTCCGACGACTCGGCTCCTGTGGGCTCCTCGCTGCTCTACTCCTCCACCCCTCCTCAGGTGTCTCCGGCCTTCAAAGAGGCGTCGCCCACTCCACCCTCCTCGCCATCGGTCAACACTGGCCTCTGTGCCAACAG TCCAGGCGCCCAGGCGGAGCTGATGGGGCTCCAGGTGGACTACTGGGTGGCCCCCACTGAACGGAAGAAAGACGTGGAGAAGCGGGACTCCTCCTCCAAAAACACGCTCAAGTGCAATTTCCGCTCGCTGCAGGTCAGTCGGCTGCCTCAGGGTGGCGCCGAGTGCAGTCCACAGCCCAGCATGTCCATGACCGTGGTGACCaaggagaagaacaagaagg TCATGTTCCTGCCAAAGAAGAGCAAAGACAAGGAAGTGGAGTCCAAGAGTCAAGTCATCGAGGGAATCAGCCGACTCATCTGCACTGCCAAGCACCAGCAGACCATGCTGCGAG TGCTGATCGACGGCATCGAGTGGAACGACGTCAAGTTCTTCCAGCTGGCAGCTCAGTGGTCGTCGCACGTCAAGCACTTCCCCATAGGGATTTTCGGACACTCGAAAGGAGCCTACTAG